A region from the Desulfitobacterium dehalogenans ATCC 51507 genome encodes:
- a CDS encoding ABC transporter ATP-binding protein produces MIENNKLLEIQHLQQYFPVKSEKLFEKKVVKAVDDVSFHINKGETLGLVGESGCGKTTTGRTLLRLHEPTGGKIFYEGKDITHVNMLPYRRKMQIVFQDPYASLNPRMTVGDIVGEAIDIHRLAANAQERRERIVELLSLVGLNTEHANRYPHEFSGGQRQRVGIARALAVNPEFIVCDEPISALDVSIQAQVVNMFEELQQRMGLTYLFISHNLSVVKHISNRIGVMYLGRLVELADSYELTFHSVHPYTRSLISAIPIADPKISRSTQRIVLEGDVPSPVNPPSGCRFRTRCVYADERCAAEEPEWREISAGHFAACHHLDRVQ; encoded by the coding sequence ATGATTGAAAACAATAAATTGCTGGAAATACAGCACTTGCAACAGTATTTTCCGGTTAAGAGCGAAAAGCTGTTTGAGAAAAAAGTTGTCAAAGCTGTGGACGATGTGTCCTTCCATATCAATAAGGGTGAGACCTTGGGCCTCGTGGGCGAGTCCGGCTGTGGAAAGACGACGACAGGACGAACTTTGCTGCGGCTTCATGAACCCACTGGGGGAAAAATTTTCTATGAGGGAAAAGATATCACCCATGTGAATATGCTGCCTTACCGGCGGAAGATGCAGATCGTCTTTCAAGACCCCTACGCAAGTCTTAATCCTCGCATGACGGTAGGGGACATTGTGGGTGAGGCCATCGACATTCACCGTTTGGCAGCCAATGCCCAGGAACGCAGGGAGCGCATTGTAGAACTTTTAAGTCTGGTTGGCCTTAATACAGAGCATGCCAACCGCTATCCTCATGAATTCTCCGGCGGCCAGCGTCAAAGGGTGGGTATCGCCCGTGCCTTGGCTGTGAATCCCGAGTTTATTGTCTGTGACGAACCTATTTCTGCACTTGATGTATCCATTCAGGCTCAGGTCGTCAATATGTTTGAGGAACTTCAGCAGCGTATGGGGCTGACTTATCTGTTTATTTCCCACAATTTAAGTGTGGTGAAGCATATATCCAACCGCATCGGTGTTATGTACCTGGGCAGATTGGTGGAGCTGGCTGACAGCTATGAGCTGACATTTCACAGTGTGCATCCTTATACCCGTAGTCTGATTTCAGCCATCCCTATTGCCGACCCGAAGATTTCCCGCAGCACCCAACGTATAGTGCTTGAGGGCGATGTGCCCAGCCCCGTCAATCCTCCCTCCGGTTGCCGTTTTCGTACCCGGTGCGTTTACGCCGATGAACGCTGTGCCGCAGAGGAGCCGGAGTGGAGAGAGATCTCTGCCGGCCACTTCGCCGCCTGCCATCATCTGGATCGGGTTCAATGA
- a CDS encoding DUF2225 domain-containing protein translates to MLMNDNSLEFWRTLMEKGTAYLGQTDYIKAEDYFKRAVRIAHHLDVPLVKAFSLRLLSTVQVKQGKTEGAEKGFREALQICEEVNNYKGMSEALAGLASVAVEKDNYENAIVHYRRAIEVYPVESPPLRLAMLYSDLGQAYSASEYWQEAQKTYMKAMSLCHRFNYPKGEGELSVLIGEVHYRLDDKEQAILCIQHSCKVFAGIREELSLINSLQYYAFMMFELQRLEEALTALQRAVALQMRNNLWEEVSESVYFLAKILQGLGYLDETQYYLEVSIKCCSDRENSLALRLQSLGKLMVRKEEYGQAKKYFLESASIFELLGDDLRLGECYEYLAFLLDALGEEEESEYYRKESKRMIVGYHAHSLNAVQRLAEYYERRRQYLDALQCYWQSIEIARDIGYETVDLERAVQRVSRKVRQKKH, encoded by the coding sequence ATGCTGATGAACGATAACAGCTTGGAATTTTGGCGAACCCTAATGGAAAAAGGCACGGCCTATTTGGGCCAAACAGACTATATAAAGGCGGAAGACTATTTTAAGAGAGCGGTGAGGATTGCCCATCATCTCGATGTACCTTTAGTGAAAGCTTTTTCCCTACGTTTACTGTCAACGGTTCAGGTAAAGCAAGGAAAGACGGAAGGTGCGGAGAAGGGGTTCCGGGAAGCGCTACAAATCTGCGAAGAAGTCAATAATTATAAAGGGATGTCCGAAGCTTTAGCCGGTTTGGCCAGTGTCGCTGTGGAAAAAGATAATTACGAAAACGCAATAGTTCACTATCGTCGGGCTATAGAAGTGTATCCCGTTGAGTCTCCCCCACTTCGTTTAGCTATGCTATACAGTGATTTAGGTCAGGCTTATTCGGCGTCGGAATACTGGCAAGAAGCTCAGAAAACCTATATGAAAGCGATGAGTTTGTGCCACAGGTTCAATTATCCCAAAGGGGAAGGGGAATTAAGCGTCCTCATTGGTGAAGTTCATTATAGATTGGATGATAAAGAACAAGCCATACTGTGCATACAACATTCCTGTAAGGTCTTTGCCGGTATCAGAGAAGAACTATCTCTTATCAATAGTCTGCAATACTATGCTTTTATGATGTTCGAACTTCAAAGACTTGAAGAAGCGTTAACAGCCCTGCAAAGGGCGGTCGCCTTGCAGATGAGAAACAATTTGTGGGAGGAAGTCAGTGAATCGGTCTATTTTTTGGCGAAAATTCTTCAAGGATTAGGATACTTGGATGAGACTCAATATTACCTTGAGGTATCGATAAAATGTTGTTCTGATCGAGAGAACAGTTTAGCCCTACGTTTACAAAGCTTAGGGAAACTCATGGTCAGGAAAGAAGAGTACGGTCAAGCTAAAAAGTACTTTTTGGAATCTGCCTCTATTTTTGAGCTCTTGGGAGATGATCTCCGCTTAGGTGAGTGTTATGAATATTTGGCATTTCTTCTCGACGCCTTGGGAGAAGAGGAAGAAAGTGAATACTATCGGAAGGAATCCAAACGCATGATTGTCGGCTATCATGCTCATTCCTTGAATGCAGTGCAGCGATTAGCCGAATATTATGAGCGTAGAAGGCAATATTTGGATGCATTGCAGTGCTATTGGCAATCCATAGAGATTGCTCGAGACATTGGGTATGAGACTGTGGACCTGGAACGAGCGGTACAAAGAGTTTCCCGAAAGGTCCGCCAGAAGAAACATTGA
- a CDS encoding polysaccharide deacetylase family protein: protein MKFIVFKRPALRNAMLWAILLFVVLAYRENVISVFSNKLKPVYSAEVTTNEIGLTFDISWGEKTPEPILDILKEKGVKATFFLSSPWASKHEDLVKRMVADGHEIASHGNRHVDLNTLSPGEIEREIMTAHEVLQHITGQKISLLRPPNGAYDNKLISVSQRLGYQVIQWSVDSLDWKRPGPEAVIRNVLNGLPNGHGARPGDIILFHASDSAPDTIKALPVVIDQLIAKNYQLVPVGQLLKSAAKTWPPESNLPPLEQREAS, encoded by the coding sequence ATGAAATTTATTGTATTTAAAAGACCGGCTTTACGTAATGCTATGCTCTGGGCTATTCTCTTATTTGTGGTTCTTGCTTATCGTGAAAATGTTATTTCTGTCTTTTCTAATAAGCTAAAGCCCGTCTACTCAGCGGAGGTTACCACCAATGAAATTGGTCTGACATTCGATATCAGCTGGGGAGAAAAAACTCCGGAACCGATTCTGGATATTTTGAAAGAAAAAGGAGTTAAGGCTACCTTCTTCTTATCCAGTCCTTGGGCTTCCAAACATGAAGACTTAGTAAAACGCATGGTGGCTGACGGTCATGAAATTGCTTCCCATGGAAATCGACATGTGGATTTAAACACGTTAAGTCCGGGAGAAATTGAACGTGAAATTATGACTGCCCACGAAGTCCTTCAACACATCACCGGACAAAAAATTTCCTTACTAAGGCCACCTAATGGAGCTTATGATAATAAACTCATCAGTGTTTCTCAAAGGCTCGGCTATCAAGTCATTCAATGGAGTGTGGATTCCCTGGATTGGAAACGCCCCGGACCGGAAGCAGTTATCCGTAATGTACTGAATGGTCTTCCTAATGGGCATGGCGCTAGACCAGGAGATATCATCCTCTTTCATGCCTCAGACTCTGCTCCCGACACCATCAAGGCCCTTCCAGTGGTAATAGATCAACTGATAGCCAAAAATTATCAATTAGTTCCTGTAGGGCAATTGCTAAAAAGTGCAGCAAAAACCTGGCCACCGGAAAGTAATCTACCTCCACTTGAGCAAAGAGAGGCCTCTTAA
- the cobO gene encoding cob(I)yrinic acid a,c-diamide adenosyltransferase, producing the protein MANLEKGLIQIYTGNNKGKTTAALGLALRAVGHGYHVFILQFMKGRQDYGELQGLKRLEPECRIEQYGSPGWVLKGQAKETDRREAREGLERAREIIMSGEWDIVILDEIINALWFELIPEEKVMELLAQKPEHVEVIMTGRNASPQLIEEAHLVTEMVEIKHPYELGIQARKGIEY; encoded by the coding sequence ATGGCTAATCTGGAAAAAGGTTTAATTCAGATTTATACCGGGAATAATAAAGGGAAAACGACCGCCGCCTTAGGCTTAGCCCTGAGAGCTGTCGGACATGGATATCACGTTTTTATACTTCAATTTATGAAGGGTCGACAAGATTATGGAGAACTGCAAGGCCTTAAACGTCTAGAGCCGGAATGCAGGATTGAGCAGTATGGATCACCGGGATGGGTCCTTAAAGGGCAAGCTAAGGAAACCGATCGTCGCGAGGCTCGCGAAGGTTTGGAGCGGGCCCGTGAGATCATCATGTCTGGCGAATGGGACATAGTCATACTCGATGAAATCATCAATGCGCTCTGGTTTGAACTGATTCCGGAAGAGAAGGTCATGGAACTTTTGGCACAAAAACCTGAGCATGTAGAAGTTATCATGACAGGCCGCAATGCTTCACCCCAATTGATTGAAGAAGCTCATCTTGTAACGGAGATGGTGGAGATTAAACATCCTTATGAACTGGGTATCCAAGCTCGAAAAGGGATAGAGTATTAG
- a CDS encoding peptide ABC transporter substrate-binding protein gives MKKKSTLLLVITMILSLTLTACGKPSTPAQSGGDKPKQLVAQIGPNPETIDPALNSAVDGGNMLLFAFDCLLNVDKDNKIIPGAAEDWKTSEDGLTWTFYLREGLKWSDGSPLTAKDFVYSWKRVADPATAAPYGETVLGMVKGFKEAAAGNPDALAVSAPDDKTFVVELSNPCAYFDKLAAFATLSPVQQATIEAHGDAWATKPESYIGNGPFQISEWVPSSYILFTKNPNYRDPDSIKLDSIKLLLIEDSNASYAAYKTGEAMMIKDVPTAEIPSLQGKDDFYIEPLLGTYYLDLNNTLSQFSDPRVRMALSLAIDRKYVAETLMQGTYTPASNFIGTGVADWDGSSFMDNANGGKPYIDVNDFEGNLAKAKELMAAAGYPDGKGFPAITYSTNDSAYHKVVAQYLQQAWKEIGVTTNVEIVEWASFTPQRRAGDYQTSRDGWLFDYNDASNMLDLMYSTNGNNNAKYKSAEYDALMNKAAAEVDPKTRSGYLHQAEDLMMADAAVVPVAYYNEFYLQSPKITGSWHSPYGYWYFQYADIVE, from the coding sequence GTGAAAAAAAAGAGTACCTTACTGTTGGTCATCACCATGATCCTATCCCTAACTCTTACCGCTTGCGGTAAACCGTCCACTCCTGCGCAATCTGGCGGGGACAAACCCAAACAGCTTGTTGCACAGATTGGCCCTAATCCCGAGACCATTGATCCTGCTCTGAACAGTGCCGTGGATGGCGGTAACATGCTCCTGTTTGCCTTTGATTGTCTGCTCAATGTGGACAAAGACAACAAGATCATCCCTGGTGCCGCAGAGGATTGGAAGACCAGTGAAGATGGCCTGACCTGGACCTTCTATCTCCGTGAAGGACTGAAGTGGTCTGATGGATCACCTCTAACTGCCAAGGACTTTGTGTACAGCTGGAAACGGGTCGCAGATCCTGCTACCGCTGCTCCCTACGGTGAAACCGTACTGGGTATGGTAAAGGGATTTAAGGAAGCCGCTGCCGGCAATCCCGATGCGCTGGCTGTTTCAGCACCTGATGACAAAACTTTCGTAGTTGAGCTCTCCAATCCTTGCGCATACTTTGATAAGCTGGCCGCTTTCGCGACATTGAGCCCTGTACAACAGGCTACCATTGAAGCCCACGGCGATGCCTGGGCTACCAAACCGGAAAGCTATATCGGCAACGGTCCCTTCCAAATCTCTGAATGGGTGCCCAGCTCCTATATCCTCTTCACCAAAAATCCTAATTACCGCGATCCGGATTCCATCAAGCTGGATTCCATCAAACTGCTCCTGATCGAAGATTCCAATGCTTCTTACGCTGCTTATAAGACCGGCGAAGCCATGATGATCAAGGATGTGCCGACTGCGGAGATTCCTTCTCTTCAAGGCAAGGACGACTTCTATATTGAACCTCTTCTCGGCACCTATTATCTTGACTTAAACAACACCTTGTCCCAGTTTTCAGACCCCCGCGTCCGCATGGCGCTGAGCTTGGCCATCGACCGCAAATATGTGGCTGAAACCCTGATGCAAGGAACCTATACCCCTGCCTCCAATTTCATCGGCACAGGCGTAGCCGACTGGGATGGCAGCAGCTTCATGGACAATGCCAACGGCGGCAAGCCCTATATTGATGTCAATGATTTTGAGGGTAATCTGGCCAAAGCCAAGGAACTTATGGCTGCGGCAGGCTATCCCGATGGTAAAGGTTTCCCGGCCATCACTTATTCCACTAACGATTCTGCTTATCACAAAGTGGTAGCACAATATCTCCAGCAAGCCTGGAAAGAAATAGGCGTCACAACAAATGTTGAGATCGTCGAGTGGGCCAGCTTCACTCCCCAGCGCCGTGCCGGTGATTATCAAACCAGCCGTGACGGATGGCTGTTTGACTACAATGATGCTTCCAATATGCTGGATCTGATGTACAGCACCAATGGCAACAACAATGCTAAGTATAAGAGCGCTGAATATGATGCGCTGATGAATAAAGCTGCTGCAGAAGTCGATCCTAAGACACGTTCCGGTTACTTGCATCAGGCGGAAGATCTCATGATGGCTGATGCTGCTGTCGTACCGGTCGCTTATTACAACGAGTTCTATCTGCAAAGCCCCAAAATTACAGGCTCCTGGCACTCTCCCTATGGCTACTGGTACTTCCAGTACGCTGACATTGTGGAGTAA
- a CDS encoding dTMP kinase, which yields MGKLIIIEGGDGSGKATQTRKLWQRLTDEGLQVKKVEFPNYSSPSSSLVTMYLGGEFGTDPNAVNPYAASTFYAVDRYASYKTLWGDFYSRGGVILSDRYTTSNMIHQAVKIKDSDGWESYIDWLKEFEYHLMGLPEPDMVIYLNMPPDLSIHFIANRKDKSSVTHQDIHEKNRNYLNESYENAQKIRIRENWITINCVTEGRLKTIDEIHEEIYEVAKTILSD from the coding sequence ATGGGCAAACTCATTATTATCGAAGGTGGGGATGGGAGCGGCAAGGCGACCCAGACCCGGAAGCTCTGGCAACGTCTTACAGACGAAGGCTTACAAGTAAAGAAAGTAGAGTTCCCCAATTATTCTAGCCCATCCTCTTCTCTGGTCACCATGTACTTGGGAGGGGAGTTTGGTACGGACCCTAATGCGGTGAATCCCTATGCGGCATCTACATTCTATGCTGTGGACCGCTATGCGTCTTACAAAACCCTCTGGGGTGATTTTTACAGCCGGGGTGGGGTAATTCTCTCAGATCGATATACTACTTCGAATATGATCCACCAAGCTGTTAAAATCAAAGATTCAGATGGCTGGGAAAGCTATATTGACTGGCTGAAAGAGTTCGAATATCACTTAATGGGTTTGCCTGAACCGGACATGGTTATTTATCTCAATATGCCTCCTGACCTGAGTATTCATTTTATTGCCAATCGTAAAGACAAGTCCTCTGTTACTCATCAGGACATCCATGAGAAAAACAGGAATTATCTTAATGAATCCTATGAAAATGCCCAAAAAATTCGAATACGAGAAAATTGGATAACTATAAATTGTGTGACTGAAGGAAGATTAAAAACTATTGACGAAATACACGAAGAAATCTATGAAGTAGCCAAAACAATATTATCTGATTGA
- the yhbH gene encoding sporulation protein YhbH, with product MSDDIIVSREDWSLHRKGYLDQNRHKEKVQEAIKKQLGDLIVDESIILSDGKKAMKVPMRSLEEFRFRFDYNKKNHTGQGNKKMKNGDILARESQRKQGAGKDPGAGDEPGMDIYEAEVTYEDLAAILFEELQLPNLDDKKRPLIAQDKPEFKDIRKKGLMANIDKKRTLIESIKRQALAGKGNDLKIIPEDLRFKTWETHPNFETNAVILAMMDTSGSMGQFEKYISRTFFFWMVRFLREKYENVEMRFLAHHTEAKEVTEEEFFTRGESGGTRCSSVYQLALEIIQRDYPPAHYNIYPVHFTDGDNIGSDNARSLNLMQKLVDVSQVVGYGEILRTHYSSTLMSTLKRITDPKLRLVTIRDRQEVYEALKTVFS from the coding sequence ATGAGTGACGATATTATTGTCAGCCGGGAAGACTGGAGTCTCCATCGCAAAGGTTATCTGGATCAAAATCGGCACAAAGAGAAAGTCCAAGAGGCCATAAAGAAGCAGTTGGGAGATTTAATTGTTGATGAGAGTATCATTCTCAGTGATGGAAAAAAGGCTATGAAAGTCCCCATGCGTTCCTTAGAAGAATTTCGATTTCGCTTTGATTACAACAAAAAGAATCACACCGGTCAAGGAAACAAAAAGATGAAGAATGGTGATATCCTTGCTCGGGAAAGCCAGCGTAAACAGGGGGCAGGAAAAGATCCGGGTGCCGGAGATGAGCCGGGTATGGATATCTATGAGGCTGAAGTCACTTATGAGGATCTGGCAGCCATCCTTTTTGAGGAATTGCAGCTTCCCAATCTGGATGATAAAAAGCGTCCCTTGATTGCCCAAGATAAACCGGAATTTAAAGATATTCGCAAGAAAGGTCTCATGGCTAATATTGATAAAAAACGTACTCTTATAGAAAGTATCAAGCGGCAGGCATTAGCCGGCAAGGGTAACGATCTCAAAATCATTCCCGAGGATCTGCGCTTTAAAACTTGGGAAACCCACCCTAACTTTGAAACAAATGCAGTCATTCTTGCCATGATGGATACCTCAGGTTCCATGGGACAGTTTGAAAAGTATATATCTCGGACCTTCTTCTTCTGGATGGTGCGTTTCTTGAGGGAAAAATACGAAAATGTAGAAATGCGCTTTCTGGCTCACCATACCGAAGCGAAAGAAGTCACGGAAGAGGAATTTTTTACCCGGGGAGAAAGCGGTGGAACCCGCTGTTCATCCGTATATCAACTGGCTTTAGAAATCATCCAGCGAGATTATCCTCCTGCCCACTATAATATTTATCCGGTTCATTTTACAGATGGCGATAATATTGGTTCAGACAACGCCCGGTCCTTGAATCTTATGCAAAAGCTTGTGGACGTGAGTCAGGTTGTTGGATATGGAGAGATTCTAAGAACCCATTACTCCAGTACGTTGATGTCGACTCTAAAACGTATAACCGATCCTAAGCTCCGCTTAGTAACGATACGTGATCGTCAAGAGGTCTATGAAGCTTTAAAAACAGTATTTTCTTAG
- a CDS encoding PrkA family serine protein kinase, translating into MEVIQWLKNYRDKEAALVWNGTFAEYLLKIVENPNLAMHAHARIYEMIRKAGIKEEHDHKNYAFFNKELFGMEKTLERLVEEYFHSAAKRLDVRKRILLLMGPVSGGKSTIVTLLKKGLEDYTRTDEGAVYAIDGCPMHEDPLHLLPQVLREEFEQKYGIRIEGNLCPVCRLRVEEEFQGRVEDVPVKRIVFSEEQRVGIGTFTPSDPKSQDIADLTGSIDFSTITEYGSESDPRAYRFDGELNKANRGLMEFQEMLKSDEKFLWNLLSLSQEGNFKAGRFALISADELIIAHTNENEYKSFVANKKNEALQSRIIVVPVPYNLKISSEVKIYEKLIQQSDLQGIHLAPHSLWTASAFSIISRLKPSKKQGMDLVKKMRLYDGEDVEGFNQKDIKDIMTEGEEQGEGMSGVDPRYVINRISTALIRDHKTCINALDILRALKDGLSQHTSITKEERENLVNLIAVARKEYDEVAKKEVQKAFVYAYEESAKSLLNNYLDNVEAYCNSSKLYDPITGEELEPDEQLMRSIEEQIGVSENAKKAFREEILIRISIYARKNKTFQYTSHERLREAIEKKLFADLKDVIKVTTSVSHPDQEQLRRINEVTDRLIQLHGYCPICANEIVKYVGSLLNR; encoded by the coding sequence ATGGAAGTAATACAATGGCTTAAAAATTACAGGGATAAAGAAGCTGCCTTAGTATGGAATGGAACCTTTGCAGAGTATCTGCTAAAGATTGTAGAGAACCCCAATCTTGCCATGCACGCTCATGCACGGATCTATGAGATGATTCGTAAAGCAGGAATTAAAGAAGAACATGATCATAAAAATTACGCATTCTTTAATAAAGAGCTCTTTGGCATGGAGAAAACCTTGGAGCGATTGGTGGAAGAGTATTTTCATTCAGCGGCTAAACGACTGGATGTCAGGAAGAGGATTCTTCTGTTGATGGGACCCGTCAGTGGAGGGAAGTCAACCATTGTAACCCTGCTGAAAAAGGGCTTGGAAGACTATACCCGTACGGATGAAGGGGCAGTTTATGCTATTGATGGCTGCCCTATGCATGAGGATCCTCTCCATTTGCTTCCCCAGGTTTTGCGGGAAGAATTCGAACAAAAGTACGGAATCCGCATTGAAGGAAATCTTTGTCCAGTCTGCCGCCTAAGAGTCGAAGAAGAGTTCCAGGGGCGCGTGGAGGATGTTCCGGTAAAGAGGATCGTTTTCTCCGAGGAACAGCGGGTAGGAATTGGGACCTTCACTCCCTCTGACCCTAAGTCCCAGGACATCGCTGATTTGACAGGGAGCATCGACTTCTCCACCATCACGGAATACGGTTCGGAATCGGATCCCAGAGCTTATCGCTTTGACGGCGAATTGAACAAAGCCAATAGAGGGCTTATGGAATTCCAGGAAATGCTGAAAAGCGATGAAAAATTTCTCTGGAACCTCTTGAGCCTATCTCAAGAAGGGAATTTTAAAGCAGGGCGATTTGCTTTAATATCCGCCGACGAATTAATCATCGCTCATACCAACGAAAACGAGTACAAGTCCTTTGTAGCCAATAAAAAGAACGAGGCACTCCAATCTCGTATCATCGTTGTTCCAGTCCCCTATAACCTGAAGATCAGCTCAGAAGTTAAAATCTATGAAAAACTTATTCAACAAAGCGATCTCCAGGGAATTCACTTAGCGCCCCACAGCCTTTGGACCGCTTCAGCCTTCAGTATCATCTCCCGGCTAAAACCCTCCAAAAAGCAAGGAATGGATCTGGTCAAGAAAATGCGCCTCTATGATGGGGAAGATGTGGAAGGTTTTAATCAGAAGGATATTAAAGATATCATGACTGAGGGTGAAGAGCAGGGGGAAGGGATGAGCGGTGTTGATCCTCGTTATGTTATCAATCGTATCTCGACAGCCCTCATCCGCGATCACAAAACCTGTATTAATGCCTTGGACATTTTGCGAGCACTTAAGGATGGTCTTTCTCAGCATACTTCCATTACGAAAGAGGAAAGAGAAAACCTGGTCAATCTTATAGCTGTAGCTCGCAAGGAATATGATGAAGTGGCAAAAAAAGAGGTCCAAAAAGCCTTTGTTTATGCTTATGAAGAATCTGCAAAGTCCTTACTTAATAACTATCTGGATAATGTAGAAGCCTATTGTAACTCCAGCAAACTCTACGACCCTATTACAGGTGAGGAATTAGAGCCCGACGAGCAACTTATGCGCAGTATCGAAGAACAGATAGGGGTGTCGGAAAATGCCAAGAAGGCTTTTCGGGAAGAAATACTTATCCGCATCTCCATTTATGCGCGTAAAAATAAGACCTTTCAATACACCTCACATGAGCGATTGAGAGAGGCCATCGAAAAGAAATTATTTGCTGATCTTAAAGATGTGATTAAGGTGACGACTTCAGTATCTCACCCGGACCAAGAACAGTTACGCCGCATTAACGAAGTAACGGATCGTCTGATTCAGCTTCATGGGTACTGCCCTATTTGTGCCAATGAAATTGTAAAATATGTCGGCTCCCTCCTCAATCGTTAA
- a CDS encoding YitT family protein — translation MSWREDYLRVSWVHFQRIVAIIIGAFIVAASINSMIIPNMIADGGVTGIAIIIYYLFDLPVSKVVILLNIPLFLIGWKMVGRVFLVYSIAGVSAFSLALEMTTTIPNPTGDPLLACIFAGVVSGIGMGIIFRSRGSLGGTDILAVFFSRTTSFSVGQVLMVIDALIFIAAAIFLGPERAMYAMIYMFIATKVIDMVQEGLNPSKSVLVVTGDPHGIAQDVMEKLDRGVTLFQAKGAYSKENKEVVYCVISRTEMSQMKEIIRTRDPKAFLSISDVPEVVGEGFSTWKGH, via the coding sequence ATGAGCTGGAGAGAGGATTATCTTCGGGTGTCGTGGGTACATTTTCAAAGAATTGTGGCAATCATTATAGGAGCTTTTATCGTAGCTGCCAGCATCAACTCTATGATCATCCCCAATATGATAGCGGACGGAGGAGTTACGGGGATCGCGATTATTATTTATTATTTATTCGATTTACCCGTCAGTAAAGTCGTTATCCTCTTAAACATACCTTTGTTTCTTATAGGATGGAAAATGGTTGGACGCGTTTTTTTGGTCTATAGCATCGCCGGCGTATCTGCGTTTTCCTTAGCTTTAGAAATGACTACGACAATCCCTAACCCTACCGGCGATCCCTTGTTGGCTTGTATCTTTGCCGGTGTCGTCAGTGGTATTGGGATGGGTATTATCTTCCGCAGCCGCGGCTCTTTAGGAGGAACAGATATTCTGGCTGTATTTTTCAGCCGCACCACGTCCTTTAGCGTAGGACAAGTTCTCATGGTCATTGACGCTTTGATCTTTATAGCTGCCGCTATTTTTCTTGGCCCGGAAAGAGCCATGTATGCCATGATCTATATGTTTATAGCAACCAAAGTTATCGACATGGTGCAAGAGGGGCTAAACCCCTCTAAAAGTGTCCTTGTCGTCACTGGGGACCCTCACGGGATTGCTCAAGATGTTATGGAAAAGCTGGATCGTGGAGTAACACTTTTTCAAGCGAAAGGAGCTTACTCGAAAGAAAATAAAGAAGTGGTGTACTGTGTCATTAGTCGGACGGAAATGTCTCAAATGAAGGAGATTATCCGTACCCGGGATCCTAAGGCCTTCCTGTCAATTTCTGATGTTCCGGAAGTGGTTGGGGAGGGCTTTTCCACATGGAAAGGACATTAA